A genomic region of Phragmites australis chromosome 2, lpPhrAust1.1, whole genome shotgun sequence contains the following coding sequences:
- the LOC133908498 gene encoding DNA ligase 6 isoform X6 — MASLLSSSDASKSLSVNTSALFLSSLASLPSPHIHTHPLSASAPLPPVPSSVPATALIPGSRFLVDAFRHAGDFSVAYFLSHFHSDHYAGLGPSWRRGLIFCSAPTARLVASVLSLPPQLVVALEVGVRVTVDGWGVTTVDANHCPGAVQFLFTSPGPNAGKYVHTGDFRYMESMTRDPNLLEFVHSDAVFLDTTYCNPKFTFPPQDKSVDYVVNAIKRVKEESGAAGERVLCLIATYVVGKERILLEVAQRCGCLIHVDSRKMEILTVLGFGGDKGVFTEDAAATDVHVIGWNVLGETWPYFRPNFVKMKEIMSGRGYKKAVGFVPTGWMYEAKKEGFAVRVKDLLEIHLVPYSEHSSYDELREYVKFLHPKRVIPTMGVNSGKLDSKEVIALQKHFAGLVDETANKHDFLMASHRRSTDATHGCEDVVAKCLSKHEGEDVALLPAISSASEQSDRLRENITEEMKKELSDFLPSWVSKEQIMDLLMSSGGDVVKAASDFFERERDFFEEANISCSETPKSEKNRTSDNGCSADAISQQEGPSFSQKPMEHSTKLVNLTPMRMSSNISKKERKRGSSNANKPKKKGRLTSSTRSGGRKQSTITNYFVRATTAAAESDTADKAPVVAHQNNGENDDQITDISKTHDQSVDQLLQIVNGVMSREYAVSLLEKSKGDVAVAVDIFYSKSENSDVIDIEKNNVLQNTQNEMIDRCSNTDMARNSSQAPPKMPNIYVQTSLAQADSVNISLPVEKYLPVEHACWTAGQPAPYLHLARTFDLVEREKGKIKTTAILCNMFRSLLALSPDDVLPAVYLCTNKISPDHENMELNIGGSLVVTALEESSGTSRSKIHEMYKTYGDLGTVAQECRQNQTLLAPPCPLSIRDVYSTLRKLSLISGSGSAGRRKILVLHLIRSCREMEMKFLVRTLVRNLRIGAMMKKILPALAHAVVFDRKCAIGPVVSLEGIKPQLQNLLPPEPTWCLHSPSYHFFTHIVLNQNGIFRFGQSLSTEVDEAYNVIPNLDLLIPSLLREGPAFSASSLVMVPGTPIPPMLARITNGLTQSLKLFHGRAFTCEYKQVCPGLQYFQDYSLHLPMSFLSLLTPEMEDVPKPRQSLPFGRVNNQERNSVVISKHNLCLCLKDHENCGVWRKQVGGNTSLFSWLFLSLQKFI; from the exons ATGGCGTCACTCCTCTCTTCCTCCGACGCCTCCAAATCGCTCTCCGTCAACACCTCCGcgctcttcctctcctccctcgccTCGCTTCCGTCCCCTCACATCCACACCCACCCCCTCTCCGCCTCCGCGCCGCTCCCGCCCGTCCCCTCCTCCGTGCCCGCCACCGCGCTCATCCCGGGTTCCCGCTTCCTCGTCGACGCCTTCCGCCACGCTGGCGACTTCTCCGTCGCCTACTTCCTCTCCCACTTCCACTCCGACCACTACGCCGGCCTCGGCCCATCCTGGCGCCGCGGCCTCATCTTCTGCTCCGCGCCCACCGCGCGCCTCGTCGCCTCCGTGCTCTCCTTACCGCCGCAGCTCGTCGTCGCCCTCGAGGTCGGGGTCCGTGTCACCGTCGATGGGTGGGGCGTCACGACTGTCGACGCCAACCACTGCCCCGGAGCCGTCCAGTTCCTGTTCACCTCCCCTGGACCGAACGCTGGGAAGTATGTCCACACCGGCGACTTCCGATACATGGAGTCTATGACGCGCGATCCTAATCTGCTGGAGTTTGTCCATTCTGACGCGGTGTTTCTGGACACCACGTACTGCAACCCCAAATTTACATTTCCTCCCCAAGATAAGTCTGTGGATTATGTTGTGAATGCGATCAAGCGAGTGAAGGAGGAGAGCGGAGCGGCTGGAGAGCGTGTGCTGTGTCTGATCGCGACCTATGTTGTGGGCAAAGAGAGGATTTTGCTGGAAGTTGCACAGCGCTGTGGGTGCTTGATCCATGTAGATAGTAGGAAAATGGAGATTTTGACAGTGTTGGGGTTTGGTGGGGATAAGGGAGTTTTTACCGAGGATGCTGCAGCGACAGATGTTCATGTCATTGGGTGGAATGTCTTAGGGGAGACTTGGCCCTATTTTCGTCCGAATTTTGTGAAGATGAAGGAGATCATGTCGGGGAGAGGGTACAAGAAAGCTGTCGGGTTTGTACCGACCGGGTGGATGTATGAGGCCAAGAAGGAAGGATTTGCTGTTAGGGTGAAAGATTTACTCGAAATCCATCTTGTTCCTTATAGTGAGCACTCAAGCTATGACGAGTTGCGGGAATACGTTAAGTTCTTACACCCAAAACGGGTGATCCCAACTATGGGAGTGAACAGTGGGAAGCTCGATAGTAAGGAAGTGATTGCTCTACAGAAGCATTTTGCTGGGTTGGTGGATGAGACAGCAAACAAACATGATTTCTTGATGGCATCCCATCGTAGGTCAACAGATGCTACTCATGGCTGTGAAGATGTGGTTGCTAAATGCTTGAGCAAGCATGAAGGGGAGGATGTTGCTTTGTTACCAGCAATCAGTTCTGCTTCTGAACAGTCAGATCGTTTGAGGGAGAATATTACAGAGGAAATGAAGAAAGAACTATCAGATTTCCTACCCTCATGGGTCAGCAAGGAACAGATCATGGACCTTCTGATGAGCTCTGGTGGTGATGTTGTTAAAGCAGCATCTGATTTTTTTGAGAGGGAAAGAGATTTCTTTGAAGAAGCAAACATATCTTGTAGTGAAACGCCCAAGTCAGAGAAAAACCGTACTTCTGATAATGGGTGTTCCGCTGATGCAATTAGTCAGCAAGAAGGTCCTTCATTTTCACAGAAGCCCATGGAACACTCTACAAAACTAGTAAATTTGACTCCTATGAGAATGAGCTCGAATATTtccaaaaaggaaaggaagaggGGTTCGAGCAATGCAAACAAGCCAAAAAAGAAAGGACGATTAACTTCCTCAACAAGATCTGGTGGGCGTAAGCAGTCCACAATCACAAACTATTTTGTTAGAGCTACAACAGCTGCTGCTGAAAGTGATACAGCTGATAAAGCACCTGTGGTGGCACATCAAAACAATGGGGAAAATGACGATCAGATAACTGATATCTCAAAAACACACGATCAGAGTGTAGACCAGCTTCTTCAGATTGTAAATGGTGTCATGTCCAGAGAATATGCAGTTTCTTTGCTTGAGAAGTCAAAAGGAGATGTGGCTGTAGCAGTTGATATATTTTACAGCAAAAGTGAAAACAGCGATGTAATTGACATTGAAAAGAATAATGTGCTGCAGAATACACAAAATGAAATGATAGATAGATGTAGTAACACAGACATGGCTCGCAACTCTTCTCAGGCTCCTCCAAAGATGCCAAACATATATGTACAAACTTCTTTAGCACAAGCAGATTCTGTCAATATATCATTGCCAGTCGAAAAGTATCTACCTGTCGAGCATG CTTGCTGGACAGCAGGGCAGCCTGCACCGTACCTGCATTTGGCTCGCACTTTTGATCTGGTcgaaagagaaaaaggaaagatcAAAACTACTGCAATACTTTGCAACATGTTCAGGAG TTTGCTTGCCTTATCACCTGATGATGTGCTGCCTGCTGTTTATCTGTGCACTAATAAAATTTCTCCTGACCATGAAAATATG GAACTAAACATTGGTGGGAGCCTAGTTGTAACTGCTCTGGAGGAATCATCAGGAACCAGCAGATCTAAAATACATGAGATGTACAAAACTTATGGTGATCTTG GTACTGTTGCTCAAGAATGCCGTCAAAATCAAACATTACTTGCTCCTCCCTGTCCACTCTCGATTCGCGATGTATATTCCACACTTCGAAAGCTAAG TTTAATATCAGGTAGTGGGAGTGCTGGAAGGAGAAAAATTCTTGTCTTGCATCTTATTCGTTCTTGCAGAGAAATGGAAATGAAATTCCTTGTCAGAACACTG GTCCGTAACTTGCGTATTGGGGCCATGATGAAGAAGATTTTACCGGCGCTTGCACATGCTGTTGTTTTTGATAGAAAATGTGCAATAGGTCCTGTGGTATCCTTGGAAGGCATAAAACCACAACTACAG AATTTGTTACCTCCAGAACCAACATGGTGTCTCCACTCTCCATCTTACCATTTTTTTACACATATTGTTCTGAACCAAAATGGTATCTTCCGTTTTGGGCAGAGTCTTTCAACTGAAGTTGATGAGGCATACAATGTCATCCCTAATCTG GACTTGCTCATTCCTTCTCTTCTGAGAGAAGGTCCTGCATTTTCAGCTTCATCCTTGGTGATGGTCCCAGGCACACCTATCCCCCCTATGCTTGCAAG AATCACTAATGGGCTGACTCAATCACTGAAATTGTTTCATGGGAGAGCATTTACTTGTGAGTACAA ACAGGTTTGCCCTGGACTACAGTACTTCCAGGACTATAGCTTACACCTACCTATGAGCTTTCTATCACTCCTGACTCCTGAGATGGAGGATGTTCCAAAGCCCCGACAGAGCCTTCCTTTTGGAAGAGTCAATAACCAAGAAAGAAATAGTGTCGTTATCTCTAAGCATAACCTCTGTCTATGTTTGAAGGATCATGAAAACTGTGGAGTGTGGAGGAAGCAAGTTGGGGGGAATACGTCCCTATTCTCGTGGCTGTTTTTGAGCTTACAAAAGTTCATATGA